The Xanthomonas sontii genome contains a region encoding:
- a CDS encoding 3-hydroxyanthranilate 3,4-dioxygenase, giving the protein MLPGPLNLHAWIDAHRHLLKPPVGNKCIHAGDFIVMVVGGPNARSDYHYDEGPEWFYQLEGEMVLKIQEDGAVREIPIRAGETFLLPPKVPHSPQRGVNSVGLVIERRRLPHEQDGLLWFCERCNHLLYEAYFPLQDIETDFPPVFARFYASESLRTCARCGHVHPRPAADAP; this is encoded by the coding sequence ATGCTCCCCGGCCCGCTCAACCTGCACGCCTGGATCGACGCCCACCGGCACCTGCTGAAGCCGCCGGTGGGCAACAAGTGCATCCACGCCGGCGACTTCATCGTGATGGTGGTCGGTGGGCCGAACGCGCGCAGCGACTACCACTACGACGAAGGCCCGGAGTGGTTCTACCAGCTCGAAGGCGAGATGGTGCTGAAGATCCAGGAAGACGGCGCGGTGCGCGAGATCCCGATCCGCGCCGGCGAGACCTTCCTGCTGCCGCCGAAGGTGCCGCACTCGCCGCAGCGCGGCGTGAACTCGGTCGGCCTGGTGATCGAGCGGCGGCGCCTGCCGCACGAGCAGGACGGCCTGCTGTGGTTCTGCGAGCGCTGCAACCACCTGCTGTACGAAGCCTACTTCCCGCTGCAGGACATCGAGACCGACTTCCCGCCGGTGTTCGCGCGCTTCTACGCCTCCGAATCGCTGCGCACCTGCGCCCGCTGCGGCCACGTGCATCCGCGGCCGGCGGCCGACGCGCCGTGA
- a CDS encoding DUF2589 domain-containing protein, which produces MAGPTALNDLIEALAGAVIEAQDRIEQHQMANLGDYFDEFHRPKSVIIRLPSQHPQAAEGDEDYYRAPLLPLVSTNVLRIKDVEISFDAQLGDLGGLQSADGFFAPESPGPRGAWQAKRTATRSSVRVDTSASARSQRQSAVHVVLRVEGTEPTDGAARLLNHLAQTQGVFKTVMADKPDVAGTDDVTNPTN; this is translated from the coding sequence ATGGCTGGACCGACCGCATTGAACGACCTGATCGAAGCGCTGGCCGGCGCCGTGATCGAGGCGCAGGACCGCATCGAGCAGCACCAGATGGCCAACCTCGGCGATTACTTCGACGAGTTCCACCGGCCCAAGAGCGTGATCATCCGCCTGCCGTCGCAGCACCCGCAGGCCGCCGAAGGCGACGAGGACTACTACCGCGCGCCGCTGCTGCCGCTGGTCTCGACCAACGTGCTGCGGATCAAGGACGTGGAGATCAGCTTCGATGCGCAGCTCGGCGACCTCGGCGGCCTGCAGTCGGCCGACGGCTTCTTCGCGCCGGAGTCGCCCGGCCCGCGCGGTGCCTGGCAGGCCAAGCGCACCGCCACCCGTTCCAGCGTGCGCGTGGATACCAGCGCCAGCGCGCGGAGCCAGCGCCAGAGTGCCGTCCACGTCGTGTTGCGCGTGGAGGGGACCGAACCGACTGACGGAGCGGCCAGATTGCTGAACCATCTGGCGCAGACGCAGGGCGTGTTCAAGACGGTCATGGCCGACAAGCCGGACGTCGCGGGCACGGACGATGTAACCAATCCCACCAACTGA
- a CDS encoding DUF2589 domain-containing protein yields MADELVNMSSQFKGLPMGDLIGGPLDAACDAQVKLARATADFIRVIGFLPPDNPDPKNPQATGATRTASFRFKRPVDDPDKAGGIAEEEVELEVPLLAIVNVPSLSIQTVDITFDMEVKSSFSSKEKTDASASMSADVEYGFGLFKAKVHIQGSVSTSKENTRSSDNSAKYHVSVHAADKGPPEGLARVLDILQTSVAPRKIGKPEPVPA; encoded by the coding sequence ATGGCTGACGAACTCGTCAATATGTCAAGTCAATTCAAGGGTCTGCCGATGGGCGACCTGATCGGCGGGCCGCTCGATGCGGCCTGCGACGCGCAGGTCAAGCTGGCCCGCGCCACCGCCGATTTCATCCGCGTCATCGGCTTCCTGCCGCCGGACAACCCCGACCCGAAGAATCCGCAGGCAACCGGCGCCACCCGTACCGCCAGCTTTCGCTTCAAGCGGCCGGTCGACGACCCGGACAAGGCCGGCGGCATCGCCGAGGAGGAGGTCGAACTGGAAGTGCCGCTGCTGGCCATCGTCAACGTGCCCAGCCTGAGCATCCAGACCGTGGACATCACCTTCGACATGGAAGTGAAGTCGTCCTTCTCCTCGAAGGAGAAGACCGATGCCTCGGCGTCGATGTCGGCGGACGTGGAATACGGCTTCGGCCTATTCAAGGCCAAGGTGCATATCCAGGGCTCGGTCTCCACCAGCAAGGAGAACACGCGCAGCTCGGACAACTCGGCCAAGTACCACGTCTCGGTGCATGCCGCGGACAAGGGACCGCCGGAAGGTCTGGCGCGGGTGCTGGACATCCTGCAGACCTCGGTGGCGCCGCGCAAGATCGGCAAGCCCGAGCCGGTTCCCGCGTAA
- the rpsR gene encoding 30S ribosomal protein S18 codes for MSKFFRRRKFCKFTAEGVKEIDYKDLNTLRQYLTENGKIVPSRVTGTKSKYQRQLATAVKRARFLALIPYTDNHDV; via the coding sequence ATGTCCAAGTTCTTCCGTCGTCGCAAGTTCTGCAAGTTCACCGCCGAGGGCGTCAAGGAGATCGACTACAAGGATCTCAACACCCTGCGCCAGTACCTCACCGAGAACGGCAAGATCGTGCCGAGCCGCGTGACCGGCACCAAGTCCAAGTATCAGCGTCAGCTGGCCACGGCGGTCAAGCGCGCGCGTTTCCTGGCGCTGATCCCGTACACGGACAACCACGACGTTTAA
- a CDS encoding FMN-binding negative transcriptional regulator, with protein MHVAPAFAEHDLGALDALIADQPFATLVTVADGLPCATPLPVLYRRDGERILVEGHWSRANPQARHAGPALLIVHGPHAYVSPGWYPDKEAMARVPTWNYATAHLHGQLHPSDDEALLATVVARLSERHERALGSDWRYEPDNDAHRRQLRGIVGFRLEVERVELKFKLSQNHPPANQAAVREALQGQADTGAQAVAALMHARRPD; from the coding sequence ATGCACGTTGCACCCGCCTTCGCCGAACACGACCTGGGCGCGCTCGATGCGCTGATCGCGGACCAGCCGTTCGCCACCCTGGTCACCGTCGCCGACGGCCTGCCCTGCGCCACGCCGCTGCCGGTGCTGTACCGGCGCGACGGCGAACGCATCCTGGTCGAAGGCCATTGGTCGCGGGCCAACCCGCAGGCGCGGCACGCCGGGCCGGCCTTGCTGATCGTGCACGGCCCGCATGCCTACGTCTCCCCGGGCTGGTATCCGGACAAGGAAGCGATGGCGCGGGTGCCGACCTGGAACTACGCCACCGCGCACTTGCACGGGCAGCTGCACCCCAGCGACGACGAAGCGCTGCTGGCCACCGTGGTGGCGCGGCTGAGCGAACGCCACGAACGCGCATTGGGCAGCGACTGGCGCTACGAGCCGGACAACGACGCGCACCGGCGCCAGTTGCGCGGCATCGTCGGCTTCCGCCTGGAGGTCGAGCGGGTCGAATTGAAGTTCAAGCTCAGCCAGAACCATCCGCCGGCGAACCAGGCCGCGGTACGCGAGGCGCTGCAGGGTCAGGCCGACACCGGCGCGCAGGCCGTCGCGGCGCTGATGCACGCGCGACGTCCGGACTGA
- the can gene encoding carbonate dehydratase, producing MSKIEQLLDNNRSWSERINREDPEFFSRLSKQQTPEYLWIGCSDSRVPANQIIDMAPGEVFVHRNIANVVVHTDLNCLSVIQFAVEVLKVRHILVVGHYGCGGVHAGLTRARLGLVDNWIRHVTDVAEKHEHCLQQAGDLNVQHARLCELNVLEQVVNVSRTSIVLDAWARGQELTVHGWVYSLRDGRVHDLGMELDRIDDLAPRYDAALARISQDREDR from the coding sequence ATGAGCAAAATCGAACAACTGCTGGACAACAACCGCTCCTGGTCCGAACGCATCAACCGCGAGGATCCGGAGTTCTTCAGCCGCCTGTCCAAGCAGCAGACGCCGGAGTACCTATGGATCGGCTGCTCCGACTCGCGGGTGCCGGCGAACCAGATCATCGACATGGCGCCGGGCGAGGTGTTCGTCCACCGCAACATCGCCAACGTGGTCGTGCACACCGACCTGAACTGCCTGTCGGTGATCCAGTTCGCGGTCGAGGTGCTGAAGGTGCGGCACATCCTGGTGGTCGGCCACTACGGCTGCGGCGGCGTGCACGCGGGCCTGACCCGCGCGCGGCTGGGCCTGGTCGACAACTGGATCCGCCACGTCACCGACGTGGCCGAGAAGCACGAGCACTGCCTGCAGCAGGCCGGCGACCTCAACGTGCAGCACGCGCGCCTGTGCGAGCTCAACGTGCTCGAGCAGGTCGTCAACGTCAGCCGCACTTCGATCGTGCTCGACGCCTGGGCGCGCGGCCAGGAACTGACCGTGCACGGCTGGGTCTACAGCCTGCGCGACGGCCGCGTGCACGACCTGGGCATGGAACTTGACCGCATCGACGACCTGGCGCCGCGCTACGATGCCGCCCTGGCGCGCATCAGCCAGGACCGCGAGGACCGCTGA
- the rplI gene encoding 50S ribosomal protein L9, whose amino-acid sequence MQLILLQKVTNLGGLGDKVDVKPGYGRNYLVPQGKAVPATAANIAEFEAKRAEYEAKAKSIHDDAEARAAKLEGASVTVKANASTEGKLYGSVGPRDIAEAFTAAGMPLEKGEVVLGEGAFRNIGEYEVLVRLHADVETTVKVVVEADA is encoded by the coding sequence ATGCAACTGATTCTTCTGCAGAAAGTGACCAACCTGGGCGGCCTCGGCGACAAGGTCGACGTCAAGCCGGGCTACGGCCGCAACTACCTGGTGCCGCAGGGCAAGGCCGTGCCGGCCACCGCCGCCAACATCGCCGAGTTCGAGGCCAAGCGCGCCGAGTACGAAGCCAAGGCCAAGTCGATCCACGACGACGCCGAAGCCCGCGCCGCCAAGCTGGAAGGCGCCAGCGTGACCGTCAAGGCCAACGCGTCGACCGAAGGCAAGCTGTACGGTTCGGTCGGCCCGCGCGACATCGCCGAGGCCTTCACCGCCGCCGGCATGCCGCTGGAGAAGGGCGAAGTGGTGCTGGGCGAAGGCGCGTTCCGCAACATCGGCGAGTACGAAGTGCTGGTGCGCCTGCACGCCGACGTGGAAACCACGGTCAAGGTCGTGGTCGAAGCCGACGCCTGA
- a CDS encoding FUSC family protein: MLRSLIALKPRDVPVRVALRNTAAVVAPLALGVAAGHAELGLAVSTGALNTMFSDQPGPYRARMQRMLMAALAAGVAALLGMLIGAHTVALALSALLLGLGGGLLVALGPVAARVGLTSMILLVVSADVRLPPLQSVGVATLIFAGGVLQMLMALAAWPLQRYRPERFALADLMRQLAGIARQRPGATAAPPATEAVLEAMVMLHGEHRSRGRAVQAFRVIAELCERARLELLTLADLHGRLDAGSPARLPIERVLERSAVVLDQLAHALDSAEDPDAATASMTGFDDLVDALAQVQAQTEDTRERRLLRIAVARAQGLGGQLRALARNGRWASSRGEIQAELAEAQLPAALRPLAPLQTLRANLKLSSVAFRHALRCGVCLALAVLFARWQAIPHGYWIPMTTAIVLKPDFGGTLSFGALRVAGTFGGLLLATVLAHFVMDGAVVRLLLLTVFCLGFRLLTQVNYGLGVACLTGMLVLLLSFEGMAPGEAIGERIQATVLGSALALAAYALWPTWERKHIRAILAQLLLAYRDHLDAVLEGRLQALPDTRAASRTARTNAQASIERLRGEPRRKRNLRELTLAESVLANGNRLIRASLALEAVLRDAPPLPPLPELQQFRQQAHAALTELAESLRSGTPPAQASLRADERRLAEALAAQPQDGSDGGALPALADTSDRVADSIGTLTHLVRSALLPATAANKEHPPATAHRSG; encoded by the coding sequence ATGCTGCGCAGCCTGATCGCGCTCAAGCCGCGCGACGTGCCGGTGCGCGTGGCCCTGCGCAACACCGCCGCGGTGGTCGCGCCGCTGGCGCTGGGCGTGGCCGCCGGCCATGCCGAGTTGGGTCTGGCAGTGTCCACCGGTGCGCTCAACACCATGTTCTCCGACCAGCCCGGCCCGTACCGGGCGCGGATGCAGCGCATGCTGATGGCCGCGCTGGCGGCGGGCGTGGCCGCGCTGCTGGGCATGCTGATCGGCGCGCACACCGTGGCGCTGGCGCTGAGCGCGCTGCTGCTCGGCCTGGGCGGCGGCCTGCTGGTGGCGCTGGGCCCGGTGGCGGCGCGGGTCGGGCTGACCAGCATGATCCTGCTGGTGGTCAGCGCCGACGTGCGCCTGCCGCCACTGCAGAGCGTCGGCGTGGCCACGCTGATCTTCGCCGGCGGCGTGCTGCAGATGCTGATGGCGCTGGCCGCCTGGCCGCTGCAGCGCTACCGCCCGGAACGCTTCGCCCTGGCCGACCTGATGCGGCAACTGGCCGGCATCGCCCGCCAGCGGCCCGGCGCGACCGCCGCGCCGCCGGCCACCGAGGCGGTGCTCGAGGCGATGGTGATGCTGCACGGCGAGCACCGCTCGCGCGGACGTGCGGTGCAGGCGTTCCGGGTCATCGCCGAGCTGTGCGAACGCGCGCGGCTGGAGCTGCTGACCCTGGCCGACCTGCACGGACGCCTGGACGCAGGATCGCCCGCGCGGCTGCCGATCGAGCGCGTACTCGAACGCAGCGCGGTGGTGCTGGACCAGCTCGCGCACGCGCTGGACAGCGCCGAGGACCCAGACGCGGCCACTGCGTCGATGACCGGGTTCGACGATCTGGTGGATGCGCTGGCGCAAGTGCAGGCGCAGACCGAGGACACCCGCGAACGCCGCCTGCTGCGCATTGCCGTGGCCCGTGCGCAGGGCCTGGGCGGCCAGCTGCGCGCGCTGGCGCGCAATGGCCGCTGGGCCAGCAGCCGCGGCGAGATCCAGGCCGAACTGGCCGAGGCGCAGTTGCCGGCGGCGCTGCGTCCGCTGGCGCCGCTGCAGACCTTGCGAGCGAATCTGAAGCTGTCCTCGGTGGCGTTCCGCCACGCACTGCGCTGCGGCGTGTGCCTGGCGCTGGCGGTGCTGTTCGCCCGCTGGCAGGCGATCCCGCATGGCTACTGGATCCCGATGACCACGGCGATCGTGCTGAAGCCGGATTTCGGCGGCACCCTCAGCTTCGGCGCGCTGCGCGTGGCCGGCACCTTCGGCGGGCTGCTGCTGGCCACCGTGCTGGCGCACTTCGTGATGGACGGGGCGGTGGTGCGGCTGCTGTTGCTGACCGTGTTCTGCCTGGGGTTCCGCCTGCTGACCCAGGTCAACTACGGGCTCGGCGTGGCCTGCCTGACCGGCATGCTGGTGCTGCTGCTGTCGTTCGAGGGCATGGCCCCGGGCGAGGCGATCGGCGAGCGCATCCAGGCCACCGTGCTCGGCAGCGCGCTGGCGCTGGCGGCCTACGCGCTGTGGCCGACCTGGGAACGCAAGCACATCCGCGCGATCCTGGCGCAGTTGCTGCTCGCCTACCGCGACCATCTCGATGCGGTGCTGGAAGGCCGCCTGCAGGCGCTGCCGGACACCCGCGCGGCCTCGCGCACCGCGCGCACCAACGCGCAGGCCTCGATCGAACGCCTGCGCGGCGAGCCGCGGCGCAAGCGCAACCTGCGCGAACTGACCCTGGCCGAATCGGTGCTGGCCAACGGCAACCGGCTGATCCGCGCCTCGCTGGCGCTGGAGGCGGTGCTGCGCGATGCGCCGCCGCTGCCGCCGTTGCCGGAACTGCAGCAGTTCCGGCAACAGGCGCATGCCGCACTGACCGAACTGGCCGAAAGCCTGCGCAGCGGCACGCCGCCGGCGCAGGCCAGCCTGCGCGCGGACGAGCGGCGCCTGGCCGAGGCGCTGGCCGCGCAGCCGCAGGACGGCAGCGACGGCGGCGCGCTGCCCGCGCTGGCCGACACCAGCGACCGCGTCGCCGACAGCATCGGCACCCTCACCCATCTGGTCCGCAGTGCGCTGCTGCCGGCGACCGCGGCCAACAAGGAACATCCAC
- a CDS encoding response regulator transcription factor yields the protein MNTRIVIAAERSIVLEGMVALLNNTPDIDVVGHAVDGLECVQLVTRRQPDIVLMDVMLPGLNGIEATRRLLQRSPRSKAICIAASDAAANVRAAIDAGAKGYLARNSTFHELLRAIQQVGNDQLYISPQLSQSLVSEYRCPPGDAVSAYTLLTSREREIVQLLSEGLSTKEIAARLHISVKTIGTHREHIMLKLGMQSIAQLTRYAIREGLSPLEGGRASARHVGHDRQGPASRCG from the coding sequence ATGAACACACGTATCGTGATTGCCGCCGAACGCAGCATCGTGCTGGAGGGCATGGTGGCCCTGCTCAACAACACGCCGGACATCGACGTGGTCGGCCACGCGGTCGACGGACTGGAGTGCGTGCAACTGGTGACCCGACGGCAGCCGGATATCGTGCTGATGGACGTGATGCTGCCGGGCCTCAACGGCATCGAGGCCACCCGCCGGCTGCTGCAGCGCAGCCCGCGCAGCAAGGCGATCTGCATCGCCGCCTCAGATGCCGCGGCCAACGTGCGCGCGGCCATCGACGCCGGCGCCAAGGGCTACCTGGCGCGCAACAGCACCTTCCACGAATTGCTGCGCGCGATCCAGCAGGTCGGTAACGACCAGCTGTACATCAGCCCGCAACTGTCGCAGTCGCTGGTCAGCGAGTACCGCTGTCCGCCCGGCGATGCCGTCTCCGCCTACACGCTGCTGACCTCGCGCGAACGCGAGATCGTGCAGTTGCTGTCCGAGGGGCTGTCGACCAAGGAGATCGCCGCGCGCCTGCACATCAGCGTCAAGACCATCGGCACCCACCGCGAGCACATCATGCTCAAGCTGGGCATGCAGAGCATCGCGCAATTGACGCGCTACGCGATCCGCGAAGGTCTGTCGCCGCTGGAGGGAGGCAGGGCCAGTGCGCGCCATGTCGGGCACGACCGGCAGGGACCGGCCAGCCGGTGTGGGTGA
- a CDS encoding iron-sulfur cluster assembly accessory protein has product MAIRLTPVAHARVQRFVAQTPGALGLRFGVERTGCSGWGHVTDLAREARADDAVFEQDGVRIYVDATSLPLVDGTEIDFAKQGLGETFVFRNPNATAECGCGESFTTDAAHAGAA; this is encoded by the coding sequence ATGGCCATCCGTCTCACCCCCGTCGCCCATGCCCGCGTGCAGCGCTTCGTCGCGCAGACGCCTGGCGCGCTGGGCTTGCGTTTTGGCGTGGAGCGCACCGGCTGTTCGGGGTGGGGCCACGTCACCGACCTGGCGCGCGAGGCGCGTGCGGACGATGCGGTGTTCGAGCAGGATGGCGTGCGCATCTATGTCGATGCCACCAGCCTGCCGCTGGTGGACGGCACCGAGATCGACTTCGCCAAGCAGGGCCTGGGCGAGACCTTCGTGTTCCGCAATCCGAATGCCACCGCCGAGTGCGGTTGCGGCGAGAGCTTCACCACCGACGCCGCGCACGCCGGCGCGGCCTGA
- the rpsF gene encoding 30S ribosomal protein S6, translated as MSRHYEIVFLVHPDQSEQVPAMIERYKSLVENGKGTIHRLEDWGRRQLAYPIQNLVKAHYVMLNIEVDQAVLSELVESFRFNDAVLRHLVIKRDGADTEQSLIMKSKDEKADKPERGERRRRDDEEGDAPAAATETDGDAAEAA; from the coding sequence ATGAGTCGTCATTACGAAATCGTGTTCCTGGTCCACCCGGATCAGAGCGAGCAGGTCCCGGCCATGATCGAGCGCTACAAGTCGCTGGTCGAGAACGGCAAGGGCACCATCCACCGTCTGGAAGACTGGGGCCGTCGCCAGCTGGCGTACCCGATCCAGAACCTGGTGAAGGCCCACTACGTCATGCTGAACATCGAAGTGGACCAGGCCGTGCTGAGCGAACTGGTCGAGAGCTTCCGCTTCAACGACGCCGTGCTGCGCCACCTGGTGATCAAGCGCGACGGTGCCGACACCGAGCAGTCGCTGATCATGAAGAGCAAGGACGAGAAGGCCGACAAGCCCGAGCGCGGTGAGCGCCGTCGTCGCGACGACGAAGAGGGCGATGCGCCCGCCGCCGCCACCGAAACCGACGGCGACGCCGCCGAAGCCGCCTAA
- the asnS gene encoding asparagine--tRNA ligase — MTVVSVAHALAGKIPEGGEVTVRGWVRTLRGSAGLAFINVSDGSCFAPIQVVATDALPNFDEVKRLTGSCSLIAKGVLVKSQGKGQSYEIQASAVEVVGWVEDPLTYPIQPKPMSPEFLREVAHLRPRTNLFGAVTRIRNCLAQAVHRYFHQNGYNWISTPIITTSDAEGAGQMFRVSTLDMANLPRDAQGQVDFGRDFFGKETFLTVSGQLNVEAYCLALSKVYTFGPTFRAENSHTTRHLAEFWMIEPEIAFADLAEDARVAEDFLKYLFRAVLDERADDLAFIAERVDKTAISKLETFINSPFERIEYGDAIGLLQKSGQKFEFPVEWGLDLQTEHERWLTEQHVGRPVVVTNYPEHIKAFYMRLNDDGKTVAAMDVLAPGIGEIIGGSQREERLDVLDARMLQFGLDPQHYGWYRDFRRYGTVPHAGFGLGFERLVVYVCGLSNIRDAIPYPRAPGSAEF; from the coding sequence ATGACGGTGGTGAGCGTTGCACATGCGCTGGCCGGGAAGATCCCGGAAGGCGGCGAAGTCACGGTGCGGGGATGGGTGCGCACGCTGCGCGGATCTGCCGGACTGGCTTTCATCAACGTGTCCGACGGCTCCTGCTTCGCCCCGATCCAGGTGGTGGCGACCGACGCCCTGCCCAACTTCGACGAGGTCAAGCGGCTCACCGGCAGCTGCTCGCTGATCGCCAAGGGCGTGCTGGTGAAGTCGCAGGGCAAGGGCCAGTCGTACGAGATCCAGGCCAGCGCGGTCGAGGTGGTGGGCTGGGTCGAGGACCCGCTGACCTACCCGATCCAGCCCAAGCCGATGTCGCCGGAGTTCCTGCGCGAGGTCGCGCACCTGCGCCCGCGCACCAACCTGTTCGGCGCGGTGACGCGCATCCGCAACTGCCTGGCGCAGGCGGTGCACCGCTATTTCCACCAGAACGGCTACAACTGGATCAGCACGCCGATCATCACCACCTCCGACGCCGAAGGCGCCGGGCAGATGTTCCGCGTCTCCACCCTGGACATGGCCAACCTGCCGCGCGACGCGCAGGGCCAGGTCGACTTCGGCCGCGACTTCTTCGGCAAGGAGACCTTCCTGACCGTGTCCGGCCAGCTCAACGTCGAGGCCTACTGCCTGGCGCTGAGCAAGGTCTACACCTTCGGCCCGACCTTCCGCGCCGAGAACAGCCACACCACCCGCCACCTGGCCGAGTTCTGGATGATCGAGCCGGAGATCGCCTTCGCCGACCTGGCCGAGGACGCGCGCGTGGCCGAGGACTTCCTCAAGTACCTGTTCCGCGCGGTGCTGGACGAGCGCGCCGACGACCTGGCGTTCATCGCCGAGCGCGTGGACAAGACCGCGATCAGCAAGCTGGAGACCTTCATCAACTCGCCGTTCGAGCGCATCGAGTACGGCGACGCGATCGGCCTGCTGCAGAAGTCCGGGCAGAAGTTCGAGTTCCCGGTGGAATGGGGCCTGGACCTGCAGACCGAGCACGAGCGCTGGCTGACCGAGCAGCACGTCGGCCGCCCGGTGGTGGTGACCAACTACCCCGAGCACATCAAGGCCTTCTACATGCGCCTGAACGACGACGGCAAGACCGTCGCGGCGATGGACGTGCTGGCCCCCGGCATCGGCGAGATCATCGGCGGCAGCCAGCGCGAGGAGCGCCTGGACGTGCTCGACGCGCGCATGCTGCAGTTCGGCCTGGATCCGCAGCACTACGGCTGGTACCGCGACTTCCGCCGCTACGGCACGGTGCCGCATGCCGGCTTCGGCCTGGGCTTCGAGCGCCTGGTGGTGTACGTGTGCGGGCTGAGCAACATCCGCGACGCCATCCCCTACCCGCGCGCCCCGGGCAGCGCCGAGTTCTGA
- a CDS encoding glycoside hydrolase family 108 protein, giving the protein MADFNAFFPTLLKHEGGFVNDPVDPGGATNKGITLATFRLYAKSLLQLEPTLDNLRALTDAQAGVIYKTCYWNAVHGDEIALQPLANILFDFQVNAGNNAIKLLQRVLNAQTPALQLPEDGKFGPATLAALKAADQRDLYARYKQGRRDYYQRLVAAKPPLGKFLKGWLARTDSFPDLS; this is encoded by the coding sequence ATGGCCGACTTCAACGCGTTCTTTCCGACCCTGCTCAAGCACGAGGGCGGCTTCGTCAACGATCCGGTGGATCCGGGCGGCGCCACCAACAAGGGCATCACCCTGGCGACGTTTCGCTTGTACGCCAAGAGCCTGCTGCAACTGGAGCCGACCCTGGACAACCTGCGCGCGCTCACCGACGCGCAGGCCGGGGTGATCTACAAGACCTGCTACTGGAACGCGGTGCACGGCGACGAGATCGCGCTGCAGCCGCTGGCCAACATCCTGTTCGACTTCCAGGTCAACGCCGGCAACAACGCCATCAAGCTGCTGCAGCGCGTGCTCAACGCGCAGACGCCGGCGCTGCAGCTGCCGGAGGACGGCAAGTTCGGCCCGGCCACCCTGGCGGCGCTGAAGGCCGCCGACCAGCGCGATCTCTATGCCCGCTACAAGCAGGGCCGGCGCGACTACTACCAGCGCCTGGTCGCGGCCAAGCCGCCGCTGGGCAAGTTCCTCAAGGGCTGGCTGGCGCGCACCGACTCCTTCCCCGACCTGAGCTGA